CCATTCTTTTAAAAGTGCTTGATTTATAAACCAAAACAGGGGAATATAAGCTAACAAAAAGTCCTTTCCATGTGAAGAGCAAGGGCGTGTCTTCTTCTACCTCCAATAACAAAACCTACTTCCCAAGATGGAAACCAAACCTAAGCCACGAGAGTACTGGCAGTGGTAGATTCActgcaaataataaaaaaaaaaaaaaaaaaaaaaaaaaaacattgagtTAAGAATTCTTGGTCACAAACAAAAAATCATGATCCTTAAATGTAAATCCAAACACAAAATACATTACGTGGAAATCCACGAGAGTACTGGTGCATacttcaaacacaaaataaaatgGCACCAGCAATTATAGGAAATCCAAACAATCTTGAAAAAAATACATTACGTGCACTAACTTAGGAAAAGCAAGCTATTCATATTCATAAAGTTATAATCAAGCTATTCGAAAGCAAATAAGTGCTAGTGGAGAGTTCACAATGTATGATCCCTAACCATACTTGTTGACATTCTGAAATCTCCACCTCAAATACTTGTTCAATAACATGAACCAAGaagaaaaactcaaatatttgcTACAACATCAACAAACACTAAatggttcactagttcatgtttAAATTTGCTTTTCAAGCAACAAAAACCAGGAGACAACAAAGCAAAGGCCAGGAACGAACAAACAAACCAATTTCTTCAGAACAAGTCTTTGACAATAACTTGTGTACCACATTTTCTCAGACAACACATAATGCAATGAACAGCGTGAGTAAGTACAATTGACAATCCTTAGCCATACTTGCTGACATTCTGAAAGCTCCacttaatatatttatatatatatatatatttgcacaAGCGAACACTGGATGGGTCACTATTTCATGTTCAAATTAGCATTTCAAGCAGCAAAAATCGGGAGACAACAAAGATGCAGAGCAAAGGCCAGGAAGGAACAAACAAACCAATTCCTCCAAAATAAATCATTCACAATACATGACAGTTTCTCAAAAGAAAACATTAGTCGACATTCCTAAGCCATACTTGTTGACATTCTGAAACCTCCACCAAATATAAATTGGCCAAGCATATTCGGAAAGTTTTTTTTTACTGCTCATCAGCAAAGCACAATTGGTGTCAATACATAATCCTAGACATCGCAATAACATAACGAACCATCATCAAAATACATGGCCGAGTAAACGCTAAAAAAACTTGTTCATCCTCTAAGGGTCCACAACCACCATTTAATAACATCACCCAAGAAGAAAAGGCATATATTGCCTCAAGATCAGAAAACACTTGATGGGTCACTAGTTTTTTTTACTGGTCATCAACAAAGCACAATGTCGATATACATAATCACTAGAGATTGCAATAACAGAACCAACCATCCTCAAAGTACGTGTCCGAGTAAACACTAAAAAAACTTGTTCATCCTCTAAGGGTCCACAACTACCATTTAATAACATTGGCCAAGAAGAAATTTTGCCTCGAAACCAAAAAAAGACTTGATTGGTCTCACAAGTTCATGTTCTTTTCAAGCAGCAAAAATCAAAGATGCAAATCATAGGCCAGGAATGAACAAACGAACAAATGTCTTCAAAACAAGTCAGACAATAACTTGTGTACCACAGTTTCTCAGACAACACACAATCCTAAGCCACACTTGAAGACATTCTTATACCTCCACTCAATATAAATTCAAGCAAGCATATAAGGGAAGTTATTTTTTACTGGTCATCGATAAAGCACAATTGGTGTCGAAATACATAATCCCTAGACATTACAATAACAGAAGTAACCATCCTTGAAATACATGGTCGAGTAAACACTCAAAATATCATCCTTAAAGGGTCAACCACCACCATTTAATATCATTAACCAAGAAGAAAACTCAAATATTTGCCTCTAACATTAAAAAAACACTTGATGGTCCCCTAGTTCATGTTCAAATTAGCTTTTCAAGCAGCAAAATCAGGAGATAACAAAGATGCAAAGCTTAGGCCAGGAATGATCAAACAAGCCAATTTCTCAAAGTAAGTCTTAAGTCTGACAATGACTTGTGCACCACAGTTCCTCAGACAACACATAAGACAATGAACAGCATGATTAAGTAGCCAACCTATCTAATCAGAAATACAAATAAACATAATCACAGTTCATGtaaaaatactaaagagaaacAAATTTGGGTTATGATACTCACTATTTCCAGACTGGAGGAAGCTTCTTGGTCCTCTTGTAATAACGAGCAAGACGGTGAATCCTACTCTCAACCAAAATCAACCTAAACTTGGAGTCCTTATCCTTCCTGTTCCTCTCCAAATGCTTTCTGATAGCAACAGCCTTTTTGATAAGATGGTACAAATCCTCAGGGATTTCAGGTGCAAGCCCTAATTATCAAAAAAGCAACAAAAGAGGAAAATAATCAAAACCATAAtctccagaagaaaaaaaaaagttgataacTCGATAAAACTactaatcaaacaaacaaacataCCATGAGCCTTAAGGATACGCAAGATCTTGCTACCAGTGACACTCTTAACTTGAGCAATACCATGTGAATCACGAAGAATAACACCAATCTGAGATGGGGTTAAACCCTTCTTTGCAAACTTGCAGATGTTATCCTCAACCTAAAAAAACAtccataaaaatcaaataaaaatcaaaaaagacCTATTATCAGTTTAGTTAGTATTTCAAAATCGGAGTAAGGGTTTGTTTCTTACATCAGGAGAAGAGATCTTGAGCCAGGTTGGAGGAGTTCTCTTGTAAGGCAAAGCAGAAGAGGAAATACCCTTACTGTGAAAAAATGAGAGATATTAAAGTTTTCTTcagtaaaacaaaaatcaaaagacTCATTAAACCTATGAAACAAGAAGAACGAGCAGAAGATTGAAATTACCCTGAAGAGTGCATACGACCCATGATTGCAGATGGAGGTTTTTCACTTCTTTCGACTGCGTTTTTTAGTTTCTCTGGTTTTATACAACCCTAAAATTGTAGAGATTttggaagaagaaggaaaagagaGGGGTAAAACAAGAGTGTCAAACCCTACAAATAAGAGTTTATCTTCTATCGTAATTCCGTTTGTATCCCTCCATTAGATGGGACGGATGCTATAAGGGGTCCGAATTGCTGCATTTGGGGTGTTGCTTTTGATAAGGGACCAAGTGTTATAACGTGTTTGGATGCCAGAAActgaagtcagaagcaaaaacattttgcATCACAAAAGGTTGACTTTTTTGCTTCTAGAAGTCATTTTGAAATTGTGTACACAaactaacttctgaattttttgcttccaaaaatcaaaaataGCTTTTGATTGTCCAAACAGCCAATTAGAATCCGACTTCTTtgctaacattttttttttcctttttccggaaaaaaaaaaggattaacctTATTTCATTGATTTGAATCTCTGGCTTCTCGTTATAAAGAGTACTGGAGTTAGTTAAATTAACATTCCCAACCTTGGAATTGAGACCGAAGATTGTGAAAATAGACTTCGGAGTTTTCACCTGACCCTCGGTAATTTATAGCTAAACAGATATAATAGGCAGTAAAGTGTATTATATTATCTTTTCATAACTAGAGATGATGATTGTTTAAAACAACTCTAACAGGGTGGTAGTCAAATGAGATTTCTATGGACTTTCATAGATTTTTAATTTGAGTGACTCCTGGAGATTCTCTCAGAATCTAAAGACTTTTAGTGACTCTCTGAGAGTATTTTGgagagtctttgtgacttgtagAGATAAAAAATGAGACTTGTTGAGAGTCTATGTGATTTATAGAGACAATAATATCCCCTGATTAATTCCAAACATCtaccaatttttttattattcacGTTACAATAATTATAAAAAGTATCATGAAAATGAAATATGTGCccattgtcaaaaaaaaaaaaagatttgtaaagagacaaaaaaaaagatatttgtaAAGAGTTTTGTGTCTTGTGGAGACAAAAAGCTTATAATATCTCTTGAAATATTCAatacatctaccaatatttttttattatccaTGTTACAATGTTTATCAAAGTACCATGGATACCTAATGAAAATGCTTCAAaaggaggaaaaaaaaaactaatgaaaTATGTGACATTTGTATGCGATACATTACTTCTTTCTTTTTTAATCATATAGTCTACATATTCTCAATGGTTCTCAATTTACATTATTTTGTGGTTCAAAGTCTCGGTTATGGCATCACatgaaagacaaaaaaaaatgcaaCCCTCCATCAGTCTGTTAGGGGTTATCTCGACTTTGATGCTTACCAAAATTCCCTAAatctttttttaataggaaattcTCCAAATTTTtcaagtctcccaaaatatcacctcttgaggaGAGACTTCAACCATgccttattttcaaaaaaaaaaatctctcaaaatctctaaaaaaaacaaatccatgaCGTTTAATTCTCTTTCGAATAACAGGAGTGTTGGAGTGACTCTTAtaaaatcctaatccaataacataAAGTTttagagaatttaaatgacttaaaaaaaaagtctctaaccaataacaagagacataGGGAAACTCTCCAAAAATCTCAATGGAATAACAGTAGATTTGGGAACTCCCCGAAAGTCACTAGAAATCTCATTTGACTAACCCCGTGTAAGATTTTTACCTGACAATATGTGGTTTAATGCTAAACGGTTGCAATAAGTAGATATAAGAGTTGCTTCTATAATATGAAATTTAT
This genomic stretch from Papaver somniferum cultivar HN1 chromosome 5, ASM357369v1, whole genome shotgun sequence harbors:
- the LOC113283007 gene encoding 40S ribosomal protein S13-like; the protein is MGRMHSSGKGISSSALPYKRTPPTWLKISSPDVEDNICKFAKKGLTPSQIGVILRDSHGIAQVKSVTGSKILRILKAHGLAPEIPEDLYHLIKKAVAIRKHLERNRKDKDSKFRLILVESRIHRLARYYKRTKKLPPVWKYESTTASTLVA